One segment of uncultured Methanobrevibacter sp. DNA contains the following:
- a CDS encoding PHP domain-containing protein, giving the protein MKFDPHIHSVYSGDSRSEVIDILIQAEKKGLDAIAISDHNEIKGSRLARSYGGSIIVVPSIEISSDKGHILGLGVDEIIPKGLSAVETVDRIHDAGGLAIVPHPFSYYRHGLFCKVDKNLSVDGVETKNARYIFGYSNKQAETLAYNKRLATLGASDSHFLKSVGDAFTEVNTKGNDSVDGILKAIKHRRCKAMGHRTSNFLIAKEVFVKKVLRRYPKREE; this is encoded by the coding sequence ATGAAATTTGATCCGCATATCCATAGTGTTTATTCAGGTGATTCCCGTTCAGAAGTTATCGATATTTTGATCCAAGCTGAAAAGAAAGGTTTAGATGCTATTGCAATCAGTGATCATAATGAGATAAAAGGCTCAAGACTTGCTAGGTCTTATGGCGGAAGCATTATTGTAGTTCCATCAATAGAAATTTCATCCGACAAAGGCCATATTTTAGGATTAGGTGTAGATGAAATAATTCCAAAAGGATTGTCTGCTGTAGAAACTGTAGACCGGATCCATGATGCAGGTGGACTAGCTATTGTTCCTCATCCGTTTTCATATTATAGGCATGGTCTTTTCTGCAAGGTTGACAAGAATCTCAGTGTGGATGGAGTGGAAACAAAAAATGCGAGATACATTTTCGGATACTCCAACAAGCAGGCAGAAACTTTGGCATACAATAAAAGACTTGCAACTTTAGGTGCCAGTGACTCTCATTTTCTCAAATCTGTAGGAGATGCATTCACTGAAGTCAATACCAAGGGAAATGATTCTGTAGATGGAATCCTAAAAGCAATTAAGCATAGACGTTGCAAGGCAATGGGTCATAGGACAAGCAATTTCCTGATAGCTAAGGAAGTCTTTGTAAAAAAAGTCCTTAGAAGATATCCTAAAAGAGAAGAGTAA
- a CDS encoding DUF63 family protein encodes MPTVDTFLPDIIQTTFFSGYTVFNTIVYTLILVIFILAIIKMFKKLEIDPLSIFYSIIPFIFLGSSTRALVDNGILLKTVFLITPGLYILIGLITIVSFLFSIYLFNKKGIDYRYSLFSLGVIFSLPNIIFFSNVNYTALINVILTWILSSLIFIGIVFLVLYIRNNIFKTEDKINLSKFIEKIKKYKINFSIVLAHLFDASTTYVAVEYFNYVEQHVLPNAINQLFDTYLTLFPMKIIVIVAVLYIIDQYFDDLTIKNLLKLTVFVLGLAPGLRNILTLILGTV; translated from the coding sequence ATGCCTACTGTAGACACTTTTCTTCCAGATATTATACAAACTACTTTTTTCTCTGGATACACTGTTTTCAATACAATAGTCTATACACTAATTTTAGTGATCTTCATATTGGCAATCATTAAAATGTTTAAGAAGTTGGAGATTGATCCGCTTTCAATTTTCTATTCAATCATTCCATTTATTTTTCTGGGATCTTCAACTCGAGCTTTAGTGGATAATGGAATTCTTCTAAAAACTGTTTTTCTAATCACCCCTGGACTTTACATTCTTATAGGATTGATAACAATAGTATCATTTTTATTTTCCATTTATCTATTCAATAAAAAAGGAATTGATTATAGATATTCATTATTTTCCTTAGGTGTGATCTTTTCATTGCCTAATATAATATTTTTTTCAAATGTAAATTACACTGCACTGATTAATGTCATCTTGACATGGATATTGTCATCATTGATATTTATTGGAATCGTGTTTTTAGTTTTATACATTCGAAACAATATTTTCAAAACTGAGGATAAGATCAATCTTTCAAAGTTCATTGAAAAAATAAAAAAATATAAAATTAATTTTTCCATTGTGCTTGCACATTTGTTCGATGCATCAACAACATATGTTGCTGTAGAATACTTCAATTATGTGGAACAGCATGTTTTACCAAATGCTATAAATCAGCTATTCGATACATATCTTACATTATTTCCTATGAAAATTATAGTCATAGTTGCAGTATTATACATAATCGACCAATATTTCGATGACTTAACAATCAAAAATCTATTAAAATTAACAGTATTTGTATTAGGATTAGCACCAGGATTAAGGAATATTTTGACATTAATTCTTGGTACTGTATGA
- a CDS encoding 2-isopropylmalate synthase, translated as MNIEDVKEELKLPDKIRIFDTTLRDGEQAPGIALTVDEKIKIAQKLDELGVDTIEMGFPTVSEGERKAAKRMVELGFKSNLCGLARVLKKDIDAVIDSDLSYAHLFIGTSPLHRDYKLKKSKEEILNQSIEAVEYAKDHGLTVEFSAEDATRTELNYLIEFYKGVEGAGADVINVPDTVGILVPSTTRDLIRILRKKINVPISLHFHNDFGLAVSNSIIGIEEGANQAHCTINGIGERAGNTSLEELVVSLKIAYGANIGVDTTKLYDTSNFIGSITGIKMPPTKPIVGENAFAHESGIHVDGILKNSSTYEPIPPELVGHKRRIALGKHTGHAGIKSKLEEFNIEVSPKQFENIYNQVKTLGDKGKCITDEDLKSIAITELSTSGKEYIKLLGMSVMTGESVSATATVRLSIEGKVIETSQIGVGPVDAAIGAIKSLVNETVEINLEEYRLEAVSGGTDALAETFVVISDNDGHRATGRATREDVIISSVVAVINSINRLLAIEKNI; from the coding sequence ATAAACATTGAAGATGTAAAGGAAGAATTGAAACTCCCTGATAAGATCAGAATTTTCGATACAACCTTAAGAGATGGGGAACAGGCTCCCGGCATCGCTTTAACAGTTGATGAAAAGATAAAGATAGCTCAAAAGCTGGATGAACTTGGAGTGGACACCATTGAAATGGGTTTTCCAACTGTATCAGAAGGTGAAAGAAAGGCTGCAAAAAGAATGGTTGAATTAGGATTCAAGTCTAATTTATGTGGTCTTGCAAGAGTGTTGAAAAAGGATATAGATGCAGTTATTGACTCTGACTTGTCATACGCACATTTGTTTATTGGAACTTCCCCACTGCATAGAGACTATAAGCTGAAAAAATCAAAAGAGGAAATATTGAATCAATCCATTGAAGCGGTTGAATATGCTAAAGATCATGGCCTCACTGTTGAATTTTCAGCTGAAGATGCAACAAGGACAGAACTTAACTATCTAATAGAATTCTACAAAGGCGTTGAAGGTGCAGGAGCAGATGTGATAAATGTACCAGACACTGTTGGAATTTTAGTCCCATCCACTACAAGAGATTTAATAAGAATCTTGAGAAAGAAAATCAATGTTCCGATTAGTCTTCATTTCCATAATGACTTTGGACTTGCTGTATCAAATTCAATCATCGGTATTGAAGAAGGGGCAAACCAGGCCCATTGTACAATAAACGGTATCGGTGAGAGAGCTGGAAACACCTCTTTAGAGGAACTTGTTGTCAGCTTGAAGATAGCTTATGGTGCAAACATAGGTGTAGACACAACCAAACTTTATGACACATCCAATTTCATCGGATCAATTACAGGTATAAAGATGCCTCCTACAAAACCAATTGTTGGAGAAAATGCTTTCGCACATGAATCCGGTATCCATGTGGATGGAATATTGAAAAACAGCTCTACCTATGAACCGATTCCACCTGAACTTGTAGGGCACAAAAGAAGAATTGCCCTTGGAAAGCATACCGGCCATGCTGGAATAAAGTCCAAATTGGAAGAGTTCAATATAGAAGTAAGTCCTAAGCAATTCGAAAACATTTACAATCAGGTAAAGACACTTGGGGATAAAGGAAAATGCATTACAGATGAGGATTTGAAATCCATTGCGATCACTGAATTGAGTACCAGTGGAAAAGAGTACATCAAATTGCTTGGAATGAGCGTAATGACTGGAGAGTCAGTATCTGCAACAGCAACCGTAAGACTTTCAATCGAAGGAAAGGTTATTGAAACCTCTCAAATTGGAGTGGGTCCAGTTGATGCGGCTATTGGTGCAATCAAATCACTCGTTAATGAAACTGTTGAAATCAACCTTGAAGAGTACAGACTTGAAGCGGTAAGCGGTGGTACTGATGCATTGGCCGAAACTTTTGTAGTGATTTCAGACAATGATGGCCATAGGGCAACAGGAAGAGCTACTAGAGAGGACGTTATCATTTCAAGTGTGGTAGCAGTCATCAACTCAATCAATAGATTATTGGCTATTGAGAAAAATATCTAA
- a CDS encoding radical SAM protein: MSTLEKMQVLADSAQYDLCDYVSHSKSSQVNLPGIYHATGHNGCKIPLFKTLMTNKCKNDCKYCINQSKRNFTRLELSPEELSRAFLHYYNNGYVNGLFLSSGIGDTIDNTMEKTIETARILRKDYGYDDYIHLKIIPGASKDSIKRAMSLANRVSLNIEAATKDGLNEITSTKDYNKDILKRLDWMNEIARKNPSFAKSGHTTQLIVGANDETDLEILKRMESLYKKVDLRRSYFSAFSPVEGTEFEKKESCNTDRTTKLYHADALINDYKFDVKELVFDENDKLSLREDPKILAAREMDIFPVEINYASYKHLIRVPGIGPKSARKIMAIRRNKPFKKLEELQRIGVVVKRAEPYIKLDGNYQSALDNY, encoded by the coding sequence ATGTCCACATTAGAAAAAATGCAGGTTTTGGCAGATAGCGCACAATATGATCTCTGCGATTATGTCAGCCATAGCAAGAGCTCACAGGTCAATCTCCCTGGGATTTACCATGCTACAGGACATAATGGATGCAAGATACCTCTATTTAAAACATTGATGACAAACAAGTGCAAAAACGACTGCAAATATTGCATCAACCAAAGCAAACGCAATTTCACTCGTCTTGAATTAAGTCCTGAAGAACTTTCAAGAGCTTTCCTGCACTACTACAACAACGGTTATGTCAATGGTCTTTTTTTAAGTTCAGGAATTGGAGATACTATAGACAACACTATGGAAAAGACCATAGAGACTGCAAGAATCCTTAGAAAAGACTATGGATATGATGACTATATACATCTAAAAATCATTCCAGGAGCATCAAAGGATTCAATAAAAAGGGCCATGAGCTTGGCTAATAGGGTAAGCCTGAATATTGAAGCAGCTACAAAAGACGGCCTTAATGAAATCACAAGCACCAAGGATTACAATAAGGATATCCTGAAAAGACTTGATTGGATGAATGAAATAGCTAGAAAAAATCCAAGTTTTGCAAAATCCGGCCATACAACACAATTGATTGTTGGTGCAAATGATGAAACCGACCTTGAAATTCTCAAAAGAATGGAGAGCCTATATAAGAAAGTGGACTTGAGAAGAAGCTACTTCAGCGCATTTTCACCTGTAGAAGGAACAGAATTTGAGAAAAAGGAATCATGCAATACTGATAGAACCACTAAACTGTATCATGCAGATGCATTAATTAACGATTATAAGTTTGACGTGAAAGAACTTGTATTTGATGAGAACGACAAATTATCCTTAAGGGAAGACCCTAAAATTTTAGCCGCAAGGGAAATGGATATTTTCCCTGTAGAAATAAATTATGCATCATACAAGCATTTGATTAGAGTTCCAGGAATAGGCCCAAAATCTGCAAGGAAGATTATGGCCATCCGAAGAAACAAGCCATTTAAAAAATTGGAAGAGCTTCAAAGAATAGGTGTTGTGGTAAAAAGGGCAGAGCCATATATAAAACTAGATGGAAATTATCAATCAGCTTTGGATAACTACTAA
- a CDS encoding cobyrinate a,c-diamide synthase yields the protein MKVVLAGTGSAVGKTTISTGIMKALQDENVQPFKVGPDFIDPSYHTIATGNVSRNLDSFFMDEFQIINSFERALKISKSNMGIIEGVRGLYEGISPISDIGNTASIAKALDAPVVLLMDSRSLVKSAAAVVLGFKALDPDVRIEGVILNKVKGQRHYLKAKESVEKLANVPVIGGIPRNEEIAVEERHLGLVPALEKEKINRNIELWGHIAEEYIDLDALKDIMKTSSKSAVKDNKNKAIESMEEDNNYGHRVDLSIHEDEFNREHNEAINLEVTNGSKTGELWKTGNKAPIKIGVAIDEIFTFYYKETLESLEDNGAKIVPFSPYKDEEIPDVDALYIGGGYPEVFKRELSENESMLNSIYKFHKEDRPIYGECGGLIYLSQSIDGLGMVNAIPYSAEMTPRVQGLNYVVARSNRDNLISEEGDIFRAHEFHYTKLNIDSTDELVFDVLRGRGVLNNMDGVSVGNTLANYIHIHACSCPNFAYNFTKNIAELD from the coding sequence ATGAAAGTCGTACTAGCTGGAACTGGAAGTGCTGTTGGAAAAACCACTATTTCTACAGGAATCATGAAAGCACTTCAAGATGAAAATGTCCAACCGTTTAAGGTTGGCCCTGATTTTATTGACCCTTCTTATCATACAATTGCTACAGGCAATGTGTCAAGGAACTTGGATTCATTTTTCATGGATGAGTTTCAAATAATCAATTCATTTGAAAGGGCACTTAAGATATCCAAGTCCAATATGGGCATTATTGAAGGTGTAAGAGGTCTATATGAAGGTATCAGTCCTATTAGTGATATAGGTAACACTGCCTCCATTGCAAAGGCCTTGGATGCACCTGTAGTGCTTCTTATGGATTCTAGAAGCTTGGTGAAAAGTGCCGCAGCTGTTGTTTTGGGCTTTAAGGCTCTTGACCCGGATGTACGTATTGAAGGAGTTATCTTGAATAAGGTCAAAGGCCAAAGACATTACCTAAAGGCTAAGGAATCAGTAGAAAAATTGGCTAATGTTCCAGTAATAGGCGGTATTCCAAGAAATGAAGAGATAGCAGTTGAAGAAAGGCATCTCGGTTTGGTCCCAGCTCTTGAAAAGGAAAAGATCAATAGGAATATTGAACTTTGGGGGCATATTGCAGAGGAATATATAGACTTGGATGCTCTAAAGGATATAATGAAAACATCCAGCAAATCTGCTGTAAAAGACAATAAGAATAAGGCTATCGAATCCATGGAAGAGGATAATAATTATGGCCATCGTGTAGATTTATCCATACATGAGGATGAATTCAATAGGGAACATAATGAGGCAATTAACCTTGAAGTAACCAATGGTTCAAAAACCGGAGAGCTATGGAAAACTGGAAATAAAGCCCCTATAAAAATTGGTGTGGCTATAGATGAGATATTCACCTTTTACTATAAGGAAACATTGGAATCTCTTGAGGATAATGGCGCTAAGATTGTTCCATTCAGCCCTTATAAGGATGAGGAAATTCCAGATGTTGATGCTCTTTACATTGGTGGAGGATATCCTGAAGTCTTCAAGAGGGAATTGTCTGAGAATGAATCCATGCTTAATTCCATCTATAAGTTCCATAAGGAAGATAGGCCAATATATGGTGAATGCGGTGGATTAATCTATTTATCCCAGTCCATTGATGGCCTAGGAATGGTCAATGCAATTCCTTACAGCGCAGAAATGACTCCTAGAGTACAAGGATTGAATTATGTTGTAGCAAGATCAAATAGGGATAATCTCATATCTGAAGAGGGAGATATTTTCCGTGCTCATGAATTTCATTACACTAAACTCAACATAGACAGTACAGATGAGCTTGTATTTGATGTGCTCAGAGGCAGAGGAGTGTTAAATAATATGGATGGAGTAAGTGTTGGAAACACTTTAGCTAATTACATTCACATTCATGCTTGTTCATGTCCTAATTTTGCATACAATTTCACTAAAAACATAGCAGAGTTGGACTAA